One part of the Anaeromyxobacter sp. Fw109-5 genome encodes these proteins:
- a CDS encoding histidine phosphatase family protein, with the protein MELLVVRHAIAEDRDVFAATGRDDPERPLTAEGRRRFEKGARGLRELVESIDVLATSALARAKETGAILAAAYELRGASQLGELAPESDPAALVPWLRKHRARSRVAIVGHEPHLSRLVQYLLTGSAGRGFVALKKGGACLLSLGDTQLVGGAQLRWLLTPAQLRRLG; encoded by the coding sequence TTGGAGCTTCTCGTCGTCCGTCACGCCATCGCCGAGGACCGCGACGTCTTCGCCGCCACCGGTCGTGACGACCCCGAGCGCCCGCTGACGGCGGAGGGGCGCCGCCGGTTCGAGAAGGGAGCGCGCGGGCTCCGCGAGCTCGTCGAGTCCATCGACGTCCTCGCGACGAGCGCGCTCGCGCGGGCGAAGGAGACGGGCGCGATCCTGGCGGCCGCCTACGAGCTGCGCGGCGCGTCGCAGCTCGGCGAGCTCGCGCCCGAGTCCGATCCCGCGGCGCTCGTTCCGTGGCTGCGGAAGCACCGCGCGCGCTCGCGCGTCGCGATCGTGGGCCATGAGCCGCACCTGTCGCGGCTCGTGCAGTACCTCCTCACCGGCAGCGCCGGGCGCGGCTTCGTCGCTCTGAAGAAGGGCGGCGCCTGCCTGCTGTCGCTGGGCGACACGCAGTTGGTCGGAGGCGCACAGCTCCGCTGGCTGCTCACGCCGGCTCAGCTGCGCCGCCTCGGGTGA
- the phoU gene encoding phosphate signaling complex protein PhoU, with translation MVTTHTDKAYEAELKDLRDKLLEMGGLVERAMAASVRSITERDTPLAEQVKERDREINRMEVAIDSACRRVLALRQPAASDLRFITTALKIVTDLERMGDLAVNVAERAIDLNKVAPLGPLHDLSRLAEMSETQLKHALDAFVTGDVAKAEDVMRSDEHLDALYLKIFNDLLAMMMEDSRNIRRATSLMFAAKHLERFGDHATNLAEMVVYMVRGTDVRHPRSRAPSAPPA, from the coding sequence ATGGTGACGACCCACACCGACAAGGCGTACGAGGCGGAGCTCAAGGATCTGCGCGACAAGCTGCTCGAGATGGGCGGCCTCGTCGAGCGGGCGATGGCGGCCAGCGTGCGCAGCATCACCGAGCGGGACACGCCGCTCGCCGAGCAGGTCAAGGAGCGCGACCGCGAGATCAACCGGATGGAGGTCGCCATCGACAGCGCCTGCCGGCGCGTGCTCGCGCTGCGCCAGCCGGCGGCGAGCGACCTCCGCTTCATCACGACCGCGCTCAAGATCGTCACCGACCTCGAGCGCATGGGGGACCTGGCCGTGAACGTGGCGGAGCGCGCCATCGACCTCAACAAGGTCGCTCCCCTCGGCCCCCTGCACGACCTCTCCCGGCTTGCGGAGATGTCCGAGACCCAGCTCAAGCACGCGCTCGACGCGTTCGTGACGGGCGACGTCGCGAAGGCCGAGGACGTCATGCGCTCCGACGAGCACCTCGACGCGCTGTACCTCAAGATCTTCAACGACCTGCTCGCCATGATGATGGAGGACTCGCGAAACATCCGGCGCGCGACCTCCCTCATGTTCGCGGCCAAGCACCTCGAGCGCTTCGGCGACCACGCGACCAACCTGGCGGAGATGGTGGTCTACATGGTGCGCGGCACCGACGTGCGGCACCCGCGGAGCCGAGCGCCCAGCGCGCCCCCCGCCTGA
- the pstC gene encoding phosphate ABC transporter permease subunit PstC codes for MVGSEERARPAPSMRRRQIREAAIQAAITLVALTGIAAVVLIFVFVAREALPIFTSPEVREETDLARMFLPQAWREGRAAFFSWQPVSDVPKYSMVPLFVGTLKVTAVAMLVSVPVGIAAAVFTSEFAPRRLREVLKPTIELLAGIPSVVLGFFALMVMATVLQGAFGFTSRLNAIVAGLALALTVVPVIFTVSEDALAAVPRSYREASLALGATRWETSFKVVLPAAAPGVLAAVVLGFGRSIGETMIVLMASGNAAMTTWSLGDSVRTLPATIAAEMGEVVFGGAHYSVLFFIGVELFLFTFVLNMLASLFVKRLVRRMAGTA; via the coding sequence ATGGTCGGAAGCGAGGAGCGGGCTCGTCCCGCCCCCTCGATGCGGCGGCGGCAGATCCGCGAGGCGGCGATCCAGGCGGCGATCACCCTGGTCGCCCTCACGGGGATCGCCGCCGTCGTCCTCATCTTCGTCTTCGTCGCGCGCGAGGCGCTCCCCATCTTCACCTCTCCGGAGGTGCGGGAGGAGACGGACCTCGCGCGCATGTTCCTCCCCCAGGCCTGGCGCGAGGGCCGCGCGGCCTTCTTCAGCTGGCAGCCCGTCTCCGACGTGCCGAAGTACTCGATGGTCCCGCTGTTCGTCGGGACCCTCAAGGTCACGGCGGTCGCGATGCTCGTGTCGGTGCCGGTCGGCATCGCGGCCGCGGTGTTCACCTCGGAGTTCGCGCCGCGGCGCCTGCGCGAGGTGCTCAAGCCGACCATCGAGCTGCTCGCGGGGATCCCCTCCGTGGTGCTCGGCTTCTTCGCCCTCATGGTGATGGCGACCGTCCTCCAGGGCGCGTTCGGCTTCACCTCTCGCCTGAACGCCATCGTCGCCGGGCTGGCGCTGGCCCTCACGGTGGTCCCGGTCATCTTCACGGTGAGCGAGGACGCCCTGGCGGCCGTGCCGCGCAGCTACCGCGAGGCGTCGCTCGCGCTCGGGGCCACGCGCTGGGAGACCTCTTTCAAGGTGGTGCTCCCCGCCGCCGCGCCCGGCGTGCTCGCCGCGGTGGTGCTCGGGTTCGGTCGCTCGATCGGCGAGACCATGATCGTCCTCATGGCCTCCGGCAACGCCGCGATGACGACCTGGAGCCTGGGCGACTCGGTGCGCACGCTCCCGGCGACCATCGCGGCGGAGATGGGCGAGGTGGTGTTCGGCGGGGCCCACTACTCCGTGCTGTTCTTCATCGGCGTGGAGCTCTTCCTGTTCACGTTCGTCCTCAACATGCTCGCGTCCCTTTTCGTGAAGCGGCTCGTGCGGCGCATGGCGGGGACGGCGTGA
- a CDS encoding ABC transporter permease, whose protein sequence is MRASLRTGLLLLVPLVVWELLSRIGPWPHWLFPGPLAVAGSLGRMLADGRLGAATGRSLARLAQGYTFSAVAGVPFGVLLARSELVRGGLRPIVLGLQALPSICWLPLAILWFGLSETAILFVVVMGSVFAIAIATEDAVSGVDPLLLRAAGTLGIRGARFHGGVLLPAALPGILTGLKLGWSFAWRALMAGELLFVAGGLGQLLQNGRELLDAAQVMGVMLAIVAIGVAIDRVLFRVVELRVRRRWGLVEEPA, encoded by the coding sequence ATGCGCGCATCGCTGCGGACGGGACTGCTCCTGCTCGTCCCCCTCGTCGTCTGGGAGCTCCTCTCTAGGATCGGGCCCTGGCCGCACTGGCTGTTCCCGGGCCCGCTCGCGGTCGCCGGCAGCCTGGGCCGCATGCTCGCGGACGGGCGCCTCGGCGCCGCCACGGGCCGCTCGCTCGCGCGCCTCGCCCAGGGGTACACCTTCTCCGCGGTCGCCGGCGTGCCGTTCGGCGTGCTGCTCGCGCGCAGCGAGCTCGTCCGGGGCGGGCTCCGGCCCATCGTGCTCGGGCTGCAGGCCCTGCCGTCGATCTGCTGGCTGCCGCTCGCCATCCTCTGGTTCGGGCTGTCCGAGACGGCCATCCTGTTCGTCGTCGTGATGGGATCGGTGTTCGCCATCGCCATCGCGACCGAGGACGCCGTCTCGGGCGTCGACCCCCTGCTCCTCCGCGCCGCCGGTACGCTCGGCATCCGCGGCGCGCGCTTCCACGGGGGGGTGCTCCTCCCCGCGGCGCTGCCCGGGATCCTCACCGGCCTGAAGCTCGGCTGGAGCTTCGCCTGGCGCGCCCTCATGGCGGGCGAGCTGCTCTTCGTGGCGGGCGGCCTCGGGCAGCTCCTGCAGAACGGCCGCGAGCTGCTCGACGCCGCCCAGGTCATGGGCGTCATGCTGGCGATCGTGGCGATCGGCGTCGCCATCGACCGTGTCCTGTTCCGCGTGGTCGAGCTGCGCGTGCGCCGGCGCTGGGGCCTCGTCGAGGAGCCGGCATGA
- a CDS encoding ABC transporter ATP-binding protein encodes MWRQVSERFSRLARELRVRRRRRGLLTPRVRRSGPPKIDVSRVGHRFANKVVALHDVNVEVHAGEFVCLVGPSGCGKTTLLYALAGHLEPSGGRITIDGLRVKGPGPDRLLVFQEPALFPWLTVRQNLVFALRARGLPRADADARAREYVARVHLEGFEETLPHELSGGMRMRVQLARALALDPAVLLMDEPFAALDAQTRSHMHELLQQVWLRDRKTVVFVTHDVREALVLGDRVIVMAARPGRVLQDLDVRLPRPRDPDDEALVGMSRRIRDELRRAEAAGGTDATEERDARIAADGTAPARPPRRLGAPL; translated from the coding sequence GCGCGAGCTTCGCGTGCGTCGTCGCCGCCGCGGCCTGCTCACGCCGCGCGTGCGGCGCAGCGGGCCGCCCAAGATCGACGTGTCGCGCGTGGGGCACCGCTTCGCGAACAAGGTGGTCGCGCTCCACGACGTGAACGTCGAGGTGCACGCCGGCGAGTTCGTGTGCCTCGTGGGCCCCTCCGGCTGCGGCAAGACCACCCTGCTCTACGCGCTCGCCGGCCACCTCGAGCCCAGCGGCGGGCGGATCACCATCGACGGCCTGCGGGTGAAGGGGCCCGGACCGGACCGGCTGCTCGTCTTCCAGGAGCCGGCGCTCTTCCCCTGGCTCACCGTCCGCCAGAACCTCGTCTTCGCGCTCCGCGCGCGCGGGCTCCCGCGGGCGGACGCCGACGCGCGGGCGCGCGAGTACGTGGCGCGCGTCCACCTCGAGGGCTTCGAGGAGACCCTGCCGCACGAGCTCTCCGGCGGCATGCGGATGCGCGTCCAGCTCGCGCGGGCGCTCGCCCTCGACCCCGCCGTGCTGCTCATGGACGAGCCGTTCGCGGCGCTCGACGCGCAGACGCGCAGCCACATGCACGAGCTGCTGCAGCAGGTCTGGCTGCGGGATCGCAAGACCGTGGTCTTCGTGACCCACGACGTGCGCGAGGCGCTGGTGCTCGGGGACCGCGTGATCGTGATGGCGGCCCGGCCCGGGCGCGTGCTCCAGGATCTCGACGTGCGGCTCCCGCGGCCGCGCGATCCGGACGACGAGGCGCTCGTGGGGATGTCGCGCCGGATCCGCGACGAGCTCAGGCGGGCCGAGGCCGCGGGCGGAACGGACGCGACGGAGGAACGGGATGCGCGCATCGCTGCGGACGGGACTGCTCCTGCTCGTCCCCCTCGTCGTCTGGGAGCTCCTCTCTAG
- a CDS encoding CHAP domain-containing protein: MNDRHPGRTASRAAPLLGLALALATGCAAQRAASPATSPSAVSPPAPEAGARAGDEPPDAGAESTWGARDSAAPKDAEPAAVAEGDPELEAVRARVVDAARALVGRRFRGDCSAFVLRAFHEAGVRVRLGPGVSRSESLHRASRPLETPRPGALAFFHDSYDRDRDRRRDDRFTHVALVERVEGSSVILLHRARKGVERTRMDLSRPGDPDANGRLRVRRRGDPRGTRYLTGELFAAFGELLEGEFTQMLQAGRAVETDDRHPAPR; the protein is encoded by the coding sequence ATGAACGACCGGCACCCCGGTCGCACCGCCAGCCGCGCCGCACCGCTGCTCGGCCTCGCCCTCGCCCTCGCCACCGGCTGCGCCGCGCAGCGCGCCGCCTCGCCCGCCACCTCGCCCTCGGCGGTCTCGCCGCCCGCGCCCGAGGCGGGCGCGCGAGCCGGTGACGAACCCCCGGACGCCGGCGCAGAGTCGACCTGGGGCGCTCGGGACTCCGCCGCTCCGAAGGACGCGGAGCCGGCCGCCGTGGCAGAAGGCGATCCCGAGCTCGAGGCGGTCCGCGCGCGCGTGGTGGACGCCGCGAGAGCGCTCGTGGGGAGGCGCTTTCGCGGCGACTGCTCGGCCTTCGTGCTGCGCGCCTTCCACGAGGCGGGCGTGCGGGTGCGGCTCGGCCCGGGCGTCTCGCGCTCGGAGTCGCTCCACCGCGCGAGCCGGCCGCTGGAGACGCCGCGGCCGGGCGCCCTCGCGTTCTTCCACGACAGCTACGACCGCGATCGCGACCGCCGGCGCGACGATCGCTTCACGCACGTGGCGCTGGTCGAGCGCGTCGAGGGCAGCTCCGTGATCCTGCTCCACCGCGCCAGGAAGGGCGTCGAGCGGACGAGGATGGACCTCTCGCGCCCCGGAGATCCCGACGCGAACGGCCGCCTCCGCGTACGCCGGCGCGGCGATCCGCGTGGCACGCGTTACCTGACGGGCGAGCTCTTCGCCGCTTTCGGGGAGTTGCTGGAGGGAGAGTTCACCCAGATGTTGCAGGCGGGCCGCGCCGTCGAGACAGACGACCGGCACCCTGCACCCCGATGA
- the pstB gene encoding phosphate ABC transporter ATP-binding protein PstB: METRGLEIRYGAKLAVKGVSLSLPEHQVTALIGPSGCGKSTFLRALNRMNDLIPGASAAGEILLDGRSIYAAHLDAVELRRRVGMVFQKSNPFPKSIFENVAYGLRVGGLGDRRELAERIERSLRSAALWDEVKDRLAESAMGLSGGQQQRLCIARALAVEPEVLLMDEPASALDPIATAKIEDLIHELKARYTIAIVTHNMQQAARVSDQTAFFYMGELVEVGPTEAIFTNPREQRTEDYVTGKFG, translated from the coding sequence ATGGAGACCCGCGGCCTCGAGATCCGCTACGGCGCGAAGCTCGCCGTGAAGGGCGTGAGCCTCTCGCTGCCCGAGCACCAGGTGACCGCGCTCATCGGCCCCTCCGGCTGTGGGAAGTCCACCTTCCTGCGCGCGCTGAACCGGATGAACGACCTCATCCCCGGGGCGAGCGCGGCGGGCGAGATCCTGCTCGACGGGAGGAGCATCTACGCCGCCCACCTCGACGCGGTCGAGCTGCGCCGCCGGGTGGGCATGGTGTTCCAGAAGTCGAACCCGTTCCCGAAGTCCATCTTCGAGAACGTCGCCTACGGGCTCCGCGTCGGGGGCCTGGGCGACCGGCGCGAGCTCGCCGAGCGCATCGAGCGCTCGCTCCGCTCGGCGGCGCTGTGGGACGAGGTGAAGGATCGGCTGGCAGAGTCCGCCATGGGCCTCTCCGGCGGCCAGCAGCAGCGGCTCTGCATCGCCCGGGCGCTGGCGGTGGAGCCGGAGGTGCTCCTCATGGACGAGCCGGCGAGCGCGCTCGATCCCATCGCCACGGCCAAGATCGAGGACCTCATCCACGAGCTGAAGGCGCGCTACACGATCGCGATCGTCACGCACAACATGCAGCAGGCCGCGCGCGTCTCCGACCAGACGGCGTTCTTCTACATGGGCGAGCTCGTGGAGGTGGGGCCGACCGAAGCGATCTTCACGAATCCTCGCGAACAGCGGACCGAGGACTACGTCACGGGCAAGTTCGGCTAA
- a CDS encoding ABC transporter substrate-binding protein, whose product MRRRAPLLALALSAALGCSRAKGPDAPLRLGYFPNVTHAQALVGVDDGTFARALSGRLETRMFNAGPAAMEALLAGDLDASYVGPGPAAIAFLRTHGEALRVVAGAASGGAALVVKDARAPKDLAGKRVASPQLGNTQDVALRMWLRQQGLQDARGQGPVEVTPLANPDILALFARGDLAGAWVPEPWAARLVAEAGGRILVDERSLWPEGRFPITVLVVSARALERRRADVIALVRAHLELTRRWEADRAAFARLANAAYGKRAGKALPDAVLLDALSRVEPVSDPLPRQLERMARDAQELGFAPKGDPSGIVDATMLQEIARR is encoded by the coding sequence ATGAGGCGCCGCGCCCCGCTCCTCGCGCTCGCCCTCTCCGCCGCGCTCGGCTGCTCTCGCGCGAAGGGTCCGGACGCGCCGCTGCGGCTCGGCTACTTCCCGAACGTCACACACGCGCAGGCGCTCGTGGGGGTGGACGACGGCACCTTCGCGCGGGCGCTGTCGGGCAGGCTCGAGACGCGCATGTTCAACGCCGGGCCCGCGGCGATGGAGGCGCTGCTCGCGGGCGACCTCGACGCGAGCTACGTCGGCCCCGGCCCCGCCGCCATCGCCTTCCTGCGCACCCACGGCGAGGCGCTCCGCGTGGTCGCGGGGGCCGCCTCCGGCGGCGCCGCGCTCGTCGTGAAGGACGCGCGCGCCCCGAAGGACCTCGCCGGCAAGCGGGTCGCCTCCCCGCAGCTCGGCAACACCCAGGACGTCGCGCTCCGCATGTGGCTGCGCCAGCAAGGGCTCCAGGACGCGCGCGGGCAGGGCCCGGTGGAGGTGACGCCGCTCGCGAACCCCGACATCCTCGCGCTCTTCGCGCGCGGCGACCTCGCCGGCGCGTGGGTCCCCGAGCCCTGGGCGGCGCGCCTCGTGGCGGAGGCGGGAGGGAGGATCCTCGTCGACGAGCGATCGCTCTGGCCGGAGGGACGCTTCCCCATCACGGTCCTCGTCGTGTCCGCGCGCGCCCTGGAGCGGCGGCGCGCCGACGTGATCGCGCTCGTGCGCGCGCACCTCGAGCTCACCCGCCGCTGGGAGGCGGACCGCGCCGCGTTCGCGCGGCTCGCGAACGCGGCGTACGGCAAGCGCGCCGGCAAGGCGCTCCCCGACGCCGTGCTCCTCGACGCGCTCTCGCGCGTGGAGCCGGTGTCGGACCCGCTTCCCCGCCAGCTGGAGCGCATGGCGCGCGACGCGCAGGAGCTCGGGTTCGCCCCCAAGGGCGACCCGTCGGGTATCGTGGACGCGACCATGCTCCAGGAGATCGCGCGCCGATGA
- the pstA gene encoding phosphate ABC transporter permease PstA, with product MSVASRKVVGTGLTVLTGATAALVVAMLAVILVDVVRGGAARVSWEFLTAAPEEGMTAGGIFPAIYGTAIMTLIMTVAVMPVGVLTAVYLHEYAAPRSRMAALVRVAVTNLAGVPSIVFGLFGLGFFIQFVGGSLDRAFSPPGELFYGRPALLWAALTLAVLTLPVVIVSTEEALRAVPRDHRDASLALGATKSQTLVRVILPQALPGILTGAILAVARGAGEVAPILFTGVAYFLPDLPGSVWSQFMHLGYHVYVLATQSPDIDATRPLLYATVFVLLALTFALNLLAIAIRTRTRRKAAAGH from the coding sequence GTGAGCGTCGCGAGCCGCAAGGTCGTCGGCACGGGGCTGACCGTGCTCACCGGCGCCACCGCCGCGCTGGTGGTGGCGATGCTGGCGGTCATCCTGGTGGACGTGGTCCGCGGGGGCGCCGCGCGGGTGAGCTGGGAGTTCCTCACCGCGGCGCCCGAGGAGGGCATGACGGCCGGCGGGATCTTCCCCGCCATCTACGGCACGGCGATCATGACGCTCATCATGACCGTCGCCGTGATGCCGGTCGGCGTCCTCACCGCCGTCTACCTCCACGAGTACGCGGCGCCCCGCTCGCGCATGGCCGCCCTGGTGCGCGTGGCGGTGACGAACCTCGCCGGCGTCCCCTCCATCGTGTTCGGGCTCTTCGGCCTCGGCTTCTTCATCCAGTTCGTCGGCGGCTCGCTCGATCGCGCCTTCTCGCCGCCGGGCGAGCTGTTCTACGGCCGGCCCGCCCTCCTGTGGGCCGCGCTCACGCTCGCGGTGCTCACGCTGCCGGTGGTCATCGTCTCGACCGAGGAGGCGCTCCGGGCCGTGCCGCGCGATCACCGCGACGCGAGCCTCGCCCTCGGCGCGACGAAGTCCCAGACCCTGGTGCGCGTGATCCTGCCCCAGGCGCTGCCCGGCATCCTCACCGGCGCGATCCTGGCCGTCGCGCGCGGCGCGGGCGAGGTGGCGCCCATCCTGTTCACGGGGGTCGCCTACTTCCTGCCCGATCTGCCCGGCTCCGTCTGGTCGCAGTTCATGCACCTCGGCTACCACGTGTACGTGCTCGCGACGCAGTCGCCGGACATCGACGCGACCCGCCCGCTGCTCTACGCGACGGTGTTCGTGCTGCTCGCGCTCACCTTCGCCCTGAACCTCCTCGCGATCGCGATCCGCACCCGCACCCGCCGCAAGGCGGCCGCCGGACACTGA
- a CDS encoding phosphatase PAP2 family protein gives MTDDRETGLPAGTFELDAGGGASITIDPATATAVIRDGRLARILSLDEALLLSFRRFHSPWRTIVARTLTHLGDAKSWTFAGIALLATGSAHGRHLGLRLGAATLLATALSQTLKRSLTRARPDVSIAGFEALAANPDRFSFPSGHTAAAFSVAVAFADEPFGLGPLALLLSVGIGLSRVYLGAHYPLDVGAGALLGVVAGLASRLLVS, from the coding sequence ATGACCGACGACCGCGAGACTGGCCTCCCCGCTGGCACCTTCGAGCTCGACGCGGGCGGCGGCGCCTCGATCACGATCGATCCCGCGACCGCGACCGCCGTCATCCGAGACGGGCGCCTCGCGCGCATCCTCTCCCTCGACGAGGCGCTGCTGCTCTCCTTCCGCCGCTTCCACAGCCCGTGGCGGACGATCGTGGCGCGCACCCTCACGCACCTGGGCGACGCGAAGAGCTGGACGTTCGCGGGGATCGCGCTCCTCGCGACCGGCTCGGCGCACGGCCGGCACCTCGGCTTGCGGCTCGGCGCCGCCACGCTCCTCGCCACGGCGCTCTCCCAGACGCTCAAGCGCAGCCTCACCCGCGCCCGCCCGGACGTGTCGATCGCGGGCTTCGAGGCGCTGGCGGCGAACCCGGATCGCTTCTCGTTCCCGTCAGGACACACCGCCGCCGCGTTCAGCGTCGCCGTCGCGTTCGCCGACGAGCCGTTCGGCCTCGGTCCGCTCGCGCTCCTCCTCTCCGTCGGGATCGGGCTCTCGCGCGTCTATCTCGGCGCGCACTACCCGCTGGACGTGGGCGCCGGGGCCCTCCTCGGCGTGGTCGCGGGGCTGGCCTCGCGACTGCTCGTCTCCTGA